The window CCCACTCTGGTCCCAGAGCCTCATGAACAAAGCATCAAAGTGCCTGCGCTGTTACACATGAGAACAAAATGTGTGTTCCCGTTTCCGGGTCGTGGCAGAGAGGGCAAAGGCCATTGCCCGGGCCATGGCGTTTTAGCACCTCGGTCCCCGAAGGTAAACGATCTCTGAGAAGTTGCCAAACGAAAATCTTGATCTTCAGGGGCATATGCGCCTTCCACAATGGGGATAACCACTGGAGAACTGGCAACCGGCATAGCGCCTGATAAGCCGAGCTAATGGAGAATTCTCCCCAAGGAGAGAGGCTCCAAGAAACAAAGTCAGGATCCTGGGACATAGGAAGAGGGACTACTTCCCTCAATTCTGTCCATTCTTGTACCTCGGCTGGTCCGAATTAGCGGCGAAACGCAATATTCCATCCCTCATCCAAAGCAGCCGCAGATACAAGAACAGGCGGGTTGTCGCAAATCGCAAAGAGCCTCGGAAGCCGCATGCGGAGAGGCTCGCTATCAAGTCAGGGGTCCAACCAGAACTGGGTCCCAGACCCATTGCCAACCGAGAACCGCAAGCCCAGCGTAATCTCATCTTTGATGTCCTGAATCGATTTTCAAAACTGGGATCCAGCCGAGTGCGCGCAAGCCAAGAGGGGCTGGCCCTCCAAGTACTTGGACTCAATCAGGTGCAACCACAAGCCTCCATCTCCCCGCAAGATCCATCACACCCAACGCAGCATGAGCGCAACGTGCATACGGCGAGACGCAGGGATGCCCAACCCCCCTCGGTCCTTCAGCAAGCAGATGTCAGCCCATTTCACCATGTGGTACTTAGGCCGACCATCCCCTGCCTGCCAGAAGAACCTAGCCAGCTCCTTGTCAAAGGAGCTATGTACACCTTCGGGCAGGATGTACATCCCCATCATGTACATGGGGAGGCTGGCAAGGTTAGAGCTAATAAGGACAATTTTGCTTCCTTTAGAAGTGAACCTACCGCACCAGGGCTCCGCACGGGACGCTACTCGTCCCACAAGCGGATCATACCCACTCACCAAAATCCTAGACTCAGCCAGGGGCATCCCCAAGTAAGATATGGGGAATGAAGCTAACCTAAAATTGAGGTTATCTGCGATTCCGAGCTGCTCAGCCTCCGAGTAACCAAGGACCACAACCTCGCTCTGATCAAAGTTAATCTTAAGTCCAGACATTTCCTCAAAGCAGAGCAAAAGGAACTTAAGATTAACAATGTCCGAATCCGAGCCTTCTACCATAATCATGGTGTCATCCGCGTACTTCAAGTGGGTTACCCCTCTATCCGGAATGAGGTGGCTAACCACACCCTTAAGGTGGCCTGCCAGCTTGGCCTTATCTAGGATGCCTACAAGGGCATCAACTGCAAGGTTGAAGAGCAAGGGGGAGACAGGATCCCCTTGCTTTACCCCCTGGAGGCCTGGAAGAAGGGACCCACTTCACCATTGATGTTGATCGCCGTGTTGCCAAATCTAACCAATTGCATGATCCAGGAGCACCACCGCTCGTCAAATCCTCGTTGCTGCATCACCAACCTCAAAAATGACCAGTCCACACGGTCATACGCCTTCTGGAAGCCCAATTTGAGGAAGACCCCCTTAAGCCCCTGCGACGCCACCTCGTGGACAATCTCGTGAAGGGCAAGAATCCTGTCATGGATCCGCCGGCCCTTCAGCAACGCGGACTGAAGGGGGTGGGCAATCCTTTCTGCCACGGGGGACAAATGGGGCGCGCAAACCTTCTCAAAGATTCGCTCCAACACATTGATCACCGTGATGGGACGGAATTGCCGAATATTCGTAGCCCCAAGTACTTTGGGGAAAGAGATATGACACCATAGTTAATCCTAGCCATGTCCAGAGTTCCAATATAAAACTCATCGAACATGGGCATAATGACCGGATGCAGGATCTCCCAGAATTTCTGGAAGAAGACTACAAGAAGGCCATCCGGCCCCGGGGCTGAGCAAGCTTTCATAGAAGCAATCGCCCATCCCACCTCCTAAAGAGAAAAGGGGAGAGTAAGCTCTGCATTATCCGCATGGGAGACATGATCTGCAAGCGGCCAGAAGTCAGCGCAGAGGGAGACACCTCCACGCGGCTCAGCCGAAAACAACTCCTTATAGAAGGAGTAAATATGGGTGGAGATATCCACTGGGCTCTCCAAGAGAACATCCCCATCCCAGAGAAAGGGACGGTACATTTCCGTCTGCAGCCATTGGCTATCGCCTGGAAGTAGGCAGTGTTCGCATCCCCCTTAAGGAGCCAATTCTGGCCCCCTCGACGCTGCCAAAACAGCTCCTCACTCTTGTAAATCTCCATGAGCGAGGCCTTCAGGGAGTATCTCCTAAACCAGTCACGAACCAACTCAAAGAAACCGGTTGCTCCAACCAAAACGCCTCAAAGCGGAAGCGACGAGTTCTACGGGGAGCATCATCCCCCGAAGAGAAAAGCAGGGGGGTATGATCGGAGCCAATCCGAGTGACCGCCTTGAGGGAGCACAATGGGAACATCACTTCCCACTGAGCCGACACAAAGACCTGATCCAAGACACTCCGAATGAGGTCTAACTTCGTATTCGTCCACGTGAACCTCGCCCCTACACGGGCTATCTCATGAAGAGCAAGGTCCGCAATGCAGTCGTTAAATAGACGCATGCGGACCCGATGAACGTTAGGAGAGCTTTTATCTGAATCCCACCTAATGAGGTTAACATCCCCGGCCACCACGACCGGAGTGGTGCACCTCTCCACCTTATTTCTTAGCTCGGCAAGGAAAGCGGCCGAATGCCCATGATCCGCAGGACCATAAACAAAAATCACCTCCCAGTTGAGGTGAACTCGTCGGTCGGTGACGGACATGCTCAGGAAGAACTCCCCTCGGTCCATATCTTCAAACGAGAAAGCATCCTCTCTGACACCGAGCAGGATGCCTCCAGATTATCCCGTGGCCGGTAGCCACTGCCAGGCAAACTGGTGGCTAGAGAGCCCCTGAAGCTCATGCATGCTGAAGTCCTGGCGAATCGTCTCCTGAAGTTCCACAATGTCAATCTCTTCTTGCCGCAAATACTCGATGAGTTGCCGACGCCGGCCCGTGAGGCCGAAGCCCTAATGTTCCAACATAGGAGCTTCATTTAATAACCTCAGTGAAATCCCTAGGCTCCACAAGTAGGGCCGAGCTAGCCCGCCCGACAATCGCAGCTCGGGGGGATGCTTTCACCGGACGGCCACGTCGCCCCTGTGTAGGAGGGGCAACGAAGGCCTCCAGTCCGAGGGAAGTGGACCTGGAACTAGACCCACACACCTCTATCCGATGTTCAGTGGGATTGAGACATGTGTGGGACGCCCTCGCAGAGCCCTCGCTGACGGAGGAATAGCAAGAGGCGTGTCTGCCACAGTCGCCAAAGGGGGCTCCGCATCAGCCTTGGTCTCTCTATGACCAGGGTCAGTGTGAGCCGGGGTGCTGGGTCCACCACGCGGAGACAACAGAGCGGAACCAAGCACAGAAAATCAAGAACCAGAACCAGAAGGATCTGAGAGAATGTTGGGAGTACCTGAGGACAAGTCACGAGCAACCGCCCGCATGGCGGCCTTCTCCGGGATTGTCGGGACACGGCCATCCAGGAGGACCCGGGACTGGCTCAGCCTCGCACTCTGCCACGCGGCCACCATCGGAGAAGGCCCGCTTCGCAGTTTGGAGCCGGCCTCTGTAGGAGTCCCCGCTGCCAGATCCAAGGGCGAAGGTGGCGCCAAGTCCGGGNNNNNNNNNNNNNNNNNNNNNNNNNNNNNNNNNNNNNNNNNNNNNNNNNNNNNNNNNNNNNNNNNNNNNNNNNNNNNNNNNNNNNNNNNNNNNNNNNNNNNNNNNNNNNNNNNNNNNNNNNNNNNNNNNNNNNNNNNNNNNNNNNNNNNNNNNNNNNNNNNNNNNNNNNNNNNNNNNNNNNNNNNNNNNNNNNNNNNNNNNNNNNNNNNNNNNNNNNNNNNNNNNNNNNNNNNNNNNNNNNNNNNNNNNNNNNNNNNNNNNNNNNNNNNNNNNNNNNNNNNNNNNNNNNNNNNNNNNNNNNNNNNNNNNNNNNNNNNNNNNNNNNNNNNNNNNNNNNNNNNNNNNNNNNNNNNNNNNNNNNNNNNNNNNNNNNNNNNNNNNNNNNNNNNNNNNNNNNNNNNNNNNNNNNNNNNNNNNNNNNNNNNNNNNNNNNNNNNNNNGGACCGGCAAGCGCGAGTAGCAGACATCCCAGGCGAGCGCGGCGAAGACGAGGGGCGAACCTCCATCCGCACACTCTCAACGTCCTCCTCCACAACCTCCAGGCCAGCCTCCGGGAGCACCGCAGGAGGAAGAGAGGCCGCGGTGATCGCTCTTTGAGAAAGGATGGTTTCTACATGTTCAGCGTACTTCTGCTAGAACTAGTGATCGCTCACGTACAAAGCATGCATGTTTAACTGATGGAGTATAATTGAAAAATAGCTCATGCATGTCAATTTAAGGCAATATGGAAAGACACCCTTAAAGAAGGGAATGACACAGCTGACATGCATGAGGCAAAGAGAAAAGGATGCAAGAATTGGAGGTGAAGAAAGTTTGGAGCTGGAAGTGAAAATGCAgcaagcaataaaaacaacactgaAGCGCTGGGATCTCAATAACTGACGTTGTTGATGAGCAAAATACCAATGTTAAGAGCGTCTCCAATAGGCGCCCAAAAACCGGCCCGCGCGCTAAAATTCAGATTTTTTGGCGCCGGACAGCTCCAGCAGAAGCTGTAAAACAGTGCGCGCGTAAAAAAGGATTGGGCGCGCGCTGAAAAACACTATCACGTACTGCAAATTTGAGGCGCCGAATTGCTCGCGCTTCACAATTTACACTGCGTGTTCTTTTAGGCGCGCGTTTTGGGGCATATGCTAAAGCAATGTTGGGTCCGGCGCACTAAAAGTGCTACAGTGGCGCGGTAAAACTATTTTTGGGCGCGAAATTTTTgtgcttctgttggagatgctctaacaataGAGAGGGTGGTTTACATGACGAGGAACAAGTGAACTATGATCTTTTCATACGATCCCAGAAATGATCGAATTCCACTATCAAAGGGATAACGGAACATAACATTAAGAAAACATCCAGCTGCAAATCAAAAAGCCCTAACAAAAAAGTCTCGCAGACCGCTATTGCATATAACCGCTAATAGCAAACTAAACTACATGCGATGACAGACACACACCCTAGACCACATCAGGAAGACGACACCAGGAAGTTATCGTTCAACCACCCCAACATCCTTTTCAAATTTCTTCTTTGATAGTCTCCTCAATCTTTATCCATCGTTGTTTCAGCGTTcatgttgtcatcttcatcttctccaaaCCCCGTAGCCTCCAGCCACAGTGCTTGCTCCCTGCACCCCCTTGCCCATTGCATGCATCGCCAGTGCTTGATGTTGCAGCACAGCCGCCCTTTGCTCAAGCATTACATGATCTTCTTCGTTTTGCAAACCTGCCCAATAACGCATAAATGAGCATGCAAATCAAATGGGCTCAACAGGAGATCTTATTAACAAGCTTTTCTCAAAATGTGCTTTATTGCGCAACTTCCAAATCGCCCAGCAAATCACAGGCAACCCCACAATTTGTAAATTTCTGCTCCTAGGAAAAATAGTAGGAATCCACAAAAATATTGGGAAAACCAACCAGGTCTGTCTCTGGCGCCCACACATATACAGACAAATGTTCCATTCATATTTGGCTGCCGAGCAACGAAAGAATAGATGATGAATACTTTCAGGTTATGTATAAACGTGACACAAATGGTGTTCGGTTGGTTGGGTAGAGGAAGGAATGGTCGTAATTTGGGAAGAAGTCAACGACGGCCATAGGGTAAGTAGGGGTTTAATTTAGCATCTGGGGGGCTTCTTTGCTTGCTGGAGTCGACATTGAGGAAGTAGGCGTACATGTGGGGTTATCAGACATGGAGACGAGGGCTTTGGAGGTCGCCGACCATACTGGAGCggtggccatggcaacgacggtctTCTGGTGTTGCTTGGGGTGGAAGAAAGAGGAAGGGAAGGCCTTACCTGGAGGTGACGGAAACAAGGGAAGGCTGGGGGCTAGGGTTTGGTGCGGTTGGTGGCTTTATGGAAGAGAGGCGCGAGGGCGAATTGATGCTATCATGTAGACAACCAAACCATGTACAACTTGGTTTTTAGCCTGCTTCATGTGAGGTATATATGCAAGGAGGCAAAAAATGATGCAGACTACCAAACGTGCCCTGAGTCTGCTCCTCCAATCAGGGGCAGAGCCAGGATTTAGGCATAGGGGGGGCCAGACGACGACGAAATCAGCAAATATTATGCCTCACATACTACCCAATAGTTTATACTCAAGTGTCACTCGCATGAAACTTAGCTTGGACACATAAATTTTGTTTTGGCAGCTAGAGCGGGTGTAGCGATAGCTAATATTGGTCAATAATTCCACATGTGCGCCAAAAAATACTAAGTTGATAATCAAACTACTATAAAATACAACATGAAATGACATGCTAATAAACATTGTCATATGGAAATTTAAGATATACGAACAAGAATAATCATGTATTATCACATGATTGGCTTTTAAATTGGATTTATATAGGTTTGAATGAGAAATCATCACTGATTGTATAGGAAATTTTATTGTTTACTTAGCAAAAAATGGTAAACGTTGCTGGAATACATACTAGAGAACCAAACCCGCCCCTCCTGATCCCCTTAGCCACTAGGTCCAAATAGATCGGCTAGTCATCATTGGCGGGCATATTCGAGAACCATAATTGTTTACGGATGCTCGACCAAGCTTTCAAACTATTGCAGGTGCCTTATCCTAGCGCATCTACCCATCACAAATCACACAACAAGATAACTTAAATTGGTTGTAGAGGTTCAATATAATACAAGATTAGAATTGAGAGAGATTCCCGGTAAACAAATTAAGAGAGATTAATAAATGATGTGATGTGTTAACCTCGGCTAGTTCGTTGGCCGTAGCATGAAGAATTGGTGGGTGAAGCGACCTGGGTCGCTCTATGAATCAGATCTTTAGATGGAAGACCAGAAGCAGGCTGCAAAGGAATAGGACGGTAAGGCTGCAGCGCTAATGCACGCACACGCTAATCACAGAGATAATGCCCACTGCCAGGAGATTTAGCAGAGGCCCATGAGAATAGACTATGCCAGCGTCTGAAATGCCTTTTGGAGGCCGAGTTACACGGAgcacgtttttttttcttttttttggaaaaaatcagattttttgaaATTTGATTTTTGAATGTTTCAAAAAAGTCTCCACATAAAGTCAGAGCACCAAAACGCTGCGCTCATGCTAGCCCAGCTTTTTATTAAAACATCATATAATCACCGGGAACACATGCGTCTCACAGTGCAgttcaacagcaacaacaacaataacaaaagaAAACCTCCACACTCTAGTGCAACAGACTACGAATAACACAGAGCACAATATGCGCACATCATGGAAACACAAGTCTCAGAAACCATTCTTAAGAAAATGCAGGATCAACTCTCTTTATTAGCCGCTGGTTGGCTCCATGATTGCTGGACCGAGCCATCAGGTAGCGAGTGTGGTGGGGAAGCAACTGTCGTGCACGCAGCCGAGCACGTCACGGTAGTCCCTGTGGATGGTCAAGTTGTCGTAGACCTTGCCGTCGCTGCTCCTCTTGTACTCGAAGAGAAGCGACGAGTGGTTGAAGGCCGTGAGCTTGGTGAAGCCATAGTCCCGGTCCCTGAACACGCTCCACTTGGGGATGGCGCTGGTGTAGCCGTTGAGgtggctgccgccgccgcccgccaccacgAAGATGGTCCCGTTCATGGTGCCCGAGTAGCGGCTCCGCTCGTTGCTCACGCACTGGTTCTGGTAGAGCGGGCAGGTGCGCTCGTAGTTGTGGACGTGGCCGAAGAAGGCCAGGTCGACGCGGTACCGCTGCCACAGCTTCTGCAGGCTCTCCCGCCCCTCGGGCTCCTCGAAGGAGCCCTGCTCGGCGTACCACTTGTTGGAGGAGTATCCCAGCACCCGGTGCGCTGCGAAGATGAGCCACGGCTGGTGCTTTCGGTCCACCGTGGAGAGGCACTCCTCGATGAACTTGTACTGCGGCGTCCCCTCCCGCCAGTCGTGCTCTGAGTCCGCCACGCAGAACCGGAACATCCCGTAGTCCACCTTGTACCTTGAGATTGTTCACAAGCCATTTCGTCATTCAGTTCGTTTGAAACCCAGCACCAGTAGTTTCCTAGTATGAGCTTTGCAGGAAGTATATGATTTGGTTTTTGTACCAGAAGTTTGCTCTGTTTTCGGCCGGGTAGTAGTACATGGTCTCGGCCAGCACGCCGCACTCGCCGCCGGAGTCCTCGACGTCGAAGAAGCCGCCGGTGTTGGGCCAGTCCCGCTCGTGGTTGCCGCTGGCGATCATGTAGGGCTTCCTGGCGCTGATGGGGGCGACCTGCGCGGTGAACTGGTCCCACTGCGAGATGTAGCCGTTGGCGTAGGGCAGGTCGCCGATGTGGAAGACCATGTCGAAGTTGTCCAGATCTTTAACCAGCGCGTCCGTCGTGTTGAGCGATCCTGGCTGGTAGTTGGCGTACTCGTTCGACCCGTCCCTCTCCGCCTTCCCCATGTCGCCGAAGACGATGACGCGCTGCAGCGAGCTCTGCCCGGGGGTCGGCGGCGCCCGGAAGGTGTAGGGCTTGCCCCACACCACCGTCCCGTCGGGGAGCTCGTGCCCGATCTTGTAGAAGTACTCCTTGTTGGGCCACAGGCCCCTCATGAACGCCGTGTGGATGAACCCGGGGTCCCTCCACCCGATCGTCCGCGCCGGCGCGCCGCACATGCTGCCGCGGTTGAAGGttagcgtgccggcgggggtgcggGCGGGGTTCCCGCCGCCGGAGCCGGAGGTGACCATGCCCCACTCCACGAACGGGTAGGCCTCGCCGACGTCGTAGCCGCTGGTCCAGGTCACGGCCATCTCGTCGTGGGTCTTGCCCTGCGCCAGCCGCGGGAACACCGGCGCCTTGGGGTTCTTGAACGGCGACAGCTTCGTCAACCCCACAAGCTTTGGCTGCAAAATTGGAAGCACCGCGTTCACGTAGAGCTAGCACTTAGAACTTGAGATCGTGACAGGGACACATGAGACATGCACGGTACAACCATGGAACTAGCTAGCTGTGGTTGCATACGTTTTCCAGACCGCCGGTGAAGAGAGCGAAGGAGAAGTCGGAGCGCTGGTTGATGAGCTGGAACTGGATGGTGCCCTTGCCCCAGTAGAGGTAGTTCGCCGAGAAGTTGGCGTACTGATACTGCactcacaccacacacacacacacacacacacacagatcgaTTCAGCTCAATCATGGCGACGTGATGAAATCTCAAGAAAATTTCTTGGTTAGCAAATCAACGGACCTTGATAGGCGCTGTGCAGAGCAGCGGCTCGGTGGGGTACCTCCGTGGGTTAGGGCACGAGCCCGAGCTGCATGCGTACACGAGTCAGAGACACACGATAACAAATCCGT is drawn from Triticum dicoccoides isolate Atlit2015 ecotype Zavitan chromosome 4A, WEW_v2.0, whole genome shotgun sequence and contains these coding sequences:
- the LOC119287727 gene encoding nucleotide pyrophosphatase/phosphodiesterase-like — translated: MGMAHVVVLAAVLAMATTVSASPEAGVQPLSKIAIHKATVELHGSAYVRASALLLGDGDQQEGDTATVTVEYGWQNPATDDWIAVFSPSDFISGSCPNPRRYPTEPLLCTAPIKYQYANFSANYLYWGKGTIQFQLINQRSDFSFALFTGGLENPKLVGLTKLSPFKNPKAPVFPRLAQGKTHDEMAVTWTSGYDVGEAYPFVEWGMVTSGSGGGNPARTPAGTLTFNRGSMCGAPARTIGWRDPGFIHTAFMRGLWPNKEYFYKIGHELPDGTVVWGKPYTFRAPPTPGQSSLQRVIVFGDMGKAERDGSNEYANYQPGSLNTTDALVKDLDNFDMVFHIGDLPYANGYISQWDQFTAQVAPISARKPYMIASGNHERDWPNTGGFFDVEDSGGECGVLAETMYYYPAENRANFWYKVDYGMFRFCVADSEHDWREGTPQYKFIEECLSTVDRKHQPWLIFAAHRVLGYSSNKWYAEQGSFEEPEGRESLQKLWQRYRVDLAFFGHVHNYERTCPLYQNQCVSNERSRYSGTMNGTIFVVAGGGGSHLNGYTSAIPKWSVFRDRDYGFTKLTAFNHSSLLFEYKRSSDGKVYDNLTIHRDYRDVLGCVHDSCFPTTLAT